The following coding sequences lie in one Yoonia sp. G8-12 genomic window:
- a CDS encoding glutaredoxin translates to MRPILSSDAIHPAIGETVSTYHSNVVQEVIQAAAANDVVVVGMKQNPFVKKARKTLQQAGVQFTYLEYGSYTSQWHKRLALKMWSGWATFPMIFVDQTLIGGSDELQALLKNPDENLKSLSRV, encoded by the coding sequence ATGCGCCCGATTTTAAGCTCTGATGCGATCCACCCTGCCATTGGCGAAACAGTCAGCACCTATCATAGCAACGTTGTGCAAGAGGTTATCCAAGCGGCAGCTGCGAACGATGTTGTCGTCGTTGGCATGAAACAAAACCCTTTTGTCAAAAAGGCGCGTAAAACCCTGCAGCAGGCAGGCGTGCAATTCACCTATCTGGAATATGGCAGCTACACTTCACAGTGGCACAAACGACTGGCCCTCAAGATGTGGTCTGGCTGGGCAACCTTCCCGATGATTTTCGTGGATCAAACGCTTATTGGTGGCAGTGATGAATTACAGGCGCTTCTCAAAAACCCCGATGAGAATTTGAAGTCGTTGTCGCGCGTTTGA
- a CDS encoding DUF2938 domain-containing protein — protein sequence MIETIYYGFLIGIGATLAMDAWAVIQNRVWRTPMPNWAMPGRWFAHLFKGKFFHEDIGQTAQVSGELVLGWLFHYGVGVLYGIVFLLLVGPEWLTEPDFLSAWVFAIATIMAGWFILQPGMGLGWAGSKTPAPWKSRGLGLVAHTAFGTGIWASGLLIG from the coding sequence TTGATAGAAACAATATACTACGGATTTTTGATCGGCATAGGCGCAACCTTGGCGATGGACGCGTGGGCGGTCATCCAAAACCGCGTGTGGCGGACACCCATGCCCAATTGGGCCATGCCGGGGCGCTGGTTTGCCCATCTGTTCAAAGGAAAATTTTTTCACGAGGATATCGGACAGACCGCGCAAGTTTCCGGTGAACTGGTCTTGGGTTGGCTGTTTCACTATGGCGTTGGTGTGCTGTACGGGATTGTTTTCTTGCTTCTGGTCGGACCGGAGTGGCTGACCGAACCTGACTTTTTGTCCGCCTGGGTATTTGCGATCGCGACCATTATGGCCGGGTGGTTTATCCTCCAACCGGGCATGGGCCTTGGCTGGGCGGGCAGCAAAACGCCTGCGCCTTGGAAGTCCCGTGGCCTCGGGTTAGTCGCCCATACGGCGTTCGGCACCGGAATATGGGCAAGTGGATTATTGATCGGCTAA
- a CDS encoding dipeptidase, whose product MTVPVPFFDGHNDFLLRLWKSPDPREETWLGDGHIGHLDLARMKAAGFAGGLFAIFVPPASSGPPPDFKALMADPPYHLPMPPQMTHTQAQPDVLAMAGLLHWMERVAPQDFRVCRSVAEIREAMAAGRIAGVMHMEGAEAIGPDLDALYLFHQMGLRSLGPVWSRPTIFGHGVPMAFPGTPDIGGGLTNKGRDLVRLCNELGIQIDLSHLNEKGFDDVAAVSTAPLVATHSNAHALCDSPRNLTDRQLHMIRERDGMVGFNFATFYLNADGTADQGTDWDVMLRHLDHLITETGEDRVGLGSDFDGCVLPDLIGDVTGIPRLFQAMTAHGYDAPLIEKLARGNWLNCLERSLT is encoded by the coding sequence ATGACTGTACCCGTCCCGTTCTTCGACGGCCACAATGATTTCCTCCTCAGGCTGTGGAAGTCACCCGACCCGCGTGAAGAAACGTGGCTGGGCGACGGTCACATCGGGCACCTCGACCTTGCCCGTATGAAGGCCGCTGGTTTCGCAGGCGGGCTCTTCGCGATCTTCGTGCCGCCCGCCTCAAGCGGTCCTCCGCCCGACTTCAAGGCACTTATGGCAGATCCACCTTATCACCTTCCGATGCCACCACAGATGACGCACACGCAGGCTCAACCCGACGTGCTAGCGATGGCGGGGCTTCTGCACTGGATGGAACGCGTCGCGCCGCAGGACTTCCGGGTTTGCCGTTCCGTTGCCGAGATCCGCGAAGCGATGGCTGCGGGCAGGATCGCAGGCGTTATGCACATGGAAGGTGCCGAGGCGATTGGTCCGGATCTCGACGCGCTTTATCTGTTTCACCAGATGGGTCTGCGCTCCCTCGGTCCGGTCTGGAGCCGGCCAACGATCTTTGGGCACGGCGTGCCCATGGCCTTTCCTGGCACACCTGACATCGGGGGTGGTCTGACGAACAAGGGACGCGATCTTGTGCGACTTTGCAATGAACTTGGGATCCAGATTGACCTGTCGCACCTGAATGAAAAGGGGTTCGATGATGTGGCAGCCGTCTCGACAGCGCCGCTCGTCGCTACGCATTCAAATGCACATGCCCTCTGCGATAGCCCGCGCAACCTGACTGACCGGCAGCTTCACATGATCAGAGAGCGCGACGGCATGGTGGGTTTCAACTTCGCCACCTTCTATTTGAACGCTGATGGCACTGCCGATCAGGGCACCGACTGGGATGTCATGCTGCGTCACCTCGACCACCTGATCACCGAAACAGGAGAGGATCGCGTCGGGCTTGGCTCTGACTTCGATGGTTGCGTCTTGCCGGATCTCATTGGCGATGTGACAGGCATCCCCCGCCTGTTTCAGGCGATGACGGCACATGGCTACGACGCCCCGCTGATCGAGAAGCTCGCACGCGGGAACTGGCTCAACTGTCTCGAACGGTCCCTGACCTGA
- a CDS encoding gamma-glutamylcyclotransferase has translation MTDPFARHPELRDLIADPEASFFRSFSVERVIEQFPQMEAHRDWPYTDTQREALRSATLSGHSGDLWIFGYGSLMWDPALRFAEVRRARVADHARRMILVEWRGGRGTEDAPGLMAALDEGPGCDGLAYRIAADAVDSETEILFRREMLAPGYHARYVTAMLDDGPVRALTFVADHSVPDIQGELSRIDQIRFIATGSGFLGSSRDYLANIVEHFAALGIHDEDCVSLLKSVDDQLSTQTEEPTP, from the coding sequence ATGACCGACCCTTTCGCCCGCCATCCCGAACTGCGCGACCTGATCGCCGATCCAGAGGCGTCGTTCTTCCGCAGCTTCTCGGTCGAGCGGGTGATAGAACAATTTCCGCAGATGGAGGCGCATCGCGACTGGCCCTATACCGATACACAGCGAGAGGCCCTGCGCAGCGCCACGCTATCGGGGCACAGCGGCGACCTGTGGATCTTTGGCTACGGCTCGCTGATGTGGGACCCTGCCCTACGGTTTGCGGAGGTGCGCCGCGCGCGTGTCGCCGACCATGCACGCCGGATGATCCTTGTGGAGTGGCGCGGCGGGCGCGGGACCGAAGACGCACCGGGCCTTATGGCGGCGCTGGACGAAGGGCCAGGCTGCGACGGTCTGGCTTACCGTATCGCGGCCGACGCCGTGGACTCCGAGACCGAGATCCTGTTTCGCCGCGAGATGCTCGCGCCCGGCTATCACGCGCGATACGTCACGGCGATGCTGGACGACGGCCCCGTGCGCGCGTTGACTTTCGTGGCCGATCATTCCGTGCCCGACATTCAAGGGGAGCTGAGCAGGATCGACCAGATCCGGTTTATCGCGACCGGTTCGGGGTTCCTTGGATCAAGTCGCGACTATCTGGCAAACATCGTTGAACACTTCGCGGCGCTCGGCATCCATGACGAAGACTGCGTCTCGCTTCTGAAGAGCGTCGATGACCAGCTTTCCACACAGACCGAGGAGCCGACCCCATGA
- a CDS encoding pirin family protein encodes MSWNPTLDPDCPTGDSVDAIETVIVPRARDLGGFEVRRALPAPRRQMVGPFIFFDQMGPAEFVTGQGIDVRPHPHIGLATVTYLHRGAIHHRDSLGTDQWIEPGAVNLMVAGHGITHSERMDGAARQQPQSLFGIQSWIALPKGAEDREAAFIHAPKGDLPMLEGEGKQVRLIMGDAYGERAPVETPSEMFYLDAVLAPFAALPLPDNHEDRGAYVLEGEVEIAGQVFEKGKMVVFRPGDRVSMKAGAWGARVMLLGGATMEGDRYIWWNFVASSKERIEEAKEAWRAGDWQNGRFQLPPGDDAEFIPLPDR; translated from the coding sequence ATGAGCTGGAATCCTACACTTGACCCTGATTGCCCGACCGGCGATTCCGTGGATGCCATTGAAACTGTGATTGTGCCGCGCGCCCGTGATCTGGGGGGCTTTGAGGTGCGGCGCGCTTTGCCGGCACCCCGTCGTCAGATGGTTGGGCCCTTTATTTTCTTTGACCAGATGGGGCCGGCCGAGTTTGTGACGGGGCAGGGCATTGATGTGCGCCCGCACCCGCATATCGGTTTGGCAACGGTGACGTACTTGCACCGCGGTGCGATTCACCATCGTGACAGCCTTGGGACAGACCAATGGATTGAACCCGGTGCGGTGAACCTGATGGTTGCGGGGCACGGGATCACCCATTCCGAACGCATGGACGGGGCCGCGCGCCAACAGCCGCAGAGCCTGTTTGGCATTCAATCGTGGATCGCCCTTCCCAAAGGGGCCGAAGATCGCGAGGCTGCGTTTATTCATGCCCCCAAAGGCGATTTGCCGATGCTTGAGGGCGAGGGCAAGCAGGTGCGCCTGATCATGGGCGATGCCTACGGCGAACGCGCGCCGGTCGAGACGCCTTCCGAGATGTTCTATCTTGACGCGGTGCTCGCGCCTTTTGCCGCCCTGCCGCTGCCTGACAATCACGAAGACCGTGGGGCCTATGTTCTTGAAGGCGAAGTGGAAATTGCCGGTCAGGTTTTCGAAAAAGGCAAAATGGTGGTCTTCCGCCCTGGTGATCGCGTCAGCATGAAGGCGGGCGCTTGGGGTGCGCGCGTGATGCTGCTGGGTGGGGCGACGATGGAAGGTGATCGTTATATCTGGTGGAATTTTGTCGCCTCCAGCAAAGAACGGATTGAAGAGGCAAAAGAGGCGTGGCGCGCCGGTGATTGGCAGAATGGCCGCTTCCAACTGCCCCCTGGGGATGACGCGGAATTTATTCCGCTGCCGGACCGTTAA
- a CDS encoding PQQ-dependent sugar dehydrogenase has product MTKLDFKRGGSTYVSAALAIAVTTALVSPATAQQSGMNTTNLEESIHLEGLADPWDMAFLDDGTMFFTEKCEGLSVMMPSGDVTPLLGMPEAEGYPATADDLFCEGQAGMNGVAVDPDFAENRQIYVFSASAMSDPQTNRVMRLTVADDFSGVSERTDIVDDIPYKTAASDHPFGGPGAHNGGRIRFSPTDGYLYVTTGDNHNSEIPQSPTMMGSKILRIDSDGNAAAENSPPEGFDPRTYTYGHRNVQGIAFHPETGTPIVAEHGPWHSDEITVLENGGNGGWDPRPNMAGREDCPDDYCGYMPNQGEGMNRFERAAFMPMTDFETYPDAMAPIWSNNGWSQGTSSATFVTGEEWGSWDGAMLVGIMGIGFGGTPIGQRIDVIELEDDLTVFDVTEMTLPMPSARFRSLIQGPDGALYAAVDSGEIYRLAPKDM; this is encoded by the coding sequence ATGACAAAATTGGATTTCAAACGCGGCGGCAGCACATATGTGTCAGCCGCCCTTGCCATCGCCGTGACAACCGCACTGGTGTCACCCGCCACCGCGCAGCAAAGTGGCATGAACACCACCAATCTTGAGGAAAGCATCCATCTAGAGGGTCTTGCCGATCCATGGGACATGGCATTCCTTGATGACGGGACGATGTTCTTTACCGAGAAATGTGAAGGCCTGTCGGTCATGATGCCGTCAGGCGACGTGACGCCATTGCTCGGCATGCCAGAGGCTGAAGGGTATCCTGCCACGGCTGATGATCTGTTCTGCGAAGGGCAAGCGGGTATGAACGGTGTCGCGGTCGATCCTGATTTTGCCGAGAACCGTCAGATTTACGTCTTTTCGGCATCCGCTATGTCGGATCCGCAGACAAACCGCGTCATGCGGCTGACGGTCGCCGATGATTTCAGCGGCGTATCGGAGCGCACCGATATCGTGGACGACATTCCCTACAAAACCGCCGCCAGCGACCACCCCTTTGGTGGGCCGGGCGCGCACAATGGTGGCCGGATCAGGTTCAGCCCCACTGACGGATATCTTTACGTGACCACGGGCGACAACCACAACAGCGAGATCCCGCAAAGCCCCACCATGATGGGCAGCAAAATTCTGCGGATCGACAGCGACGGCAACGCCGCCGCTGAAAACAGCCCACCCGAGGGGTTTGATCCACGGACCTACACCTACGGGCACCGCAACGTGCAAGGTATTGCATTCCACCCTGAAACCGGCACGCCGATCGTCGCAGAGCATGGACCGTGGCATTCAGATGAAATCACGGTGCTGGAAAACGGTGGCAACGGCGGCTGGGACCCACGGCCCAACATGGCCGGGCGTGAAGATTGCCCCGATGATTATTGCGGCTACATGCCCAATCAGGGCGAAGGGATGAACCGCTTTGAACGTGCGGCCTTTATGCCAATGACCGACTTTGAAACCTATCCCGACGCCATGGCGCCGATCTGGTCCAACAACGGCTGGTCACAGGGCACGTCATCGGCCACTTTCGTGACCGGTGAGGAATGGGGCAGCTGGGACGGTGCGATGCTTGTCGGCATCATGGGCATCGGCTTTGGCGGCACGCCCATCGGCCAGCGCATCGACGTGATCGAGCTTGAGGATGATCTGACGGTGTTTGATGTTACGGAAATGACCTTGCCGATGCCATCAGCCCGGTTCCGGTCGCTGATCCAAGGACCCGATGGGGCGCTTTATGCTGCGGTCGATAGCGGCGAAATCTATCGACTGGCCCCGAAAGACATGTAA
- a CDS encoding M20/M25/M40 family metallo-hydrolase: protein MTLDPVLARIDADLNQATARLFELLRIPSISTDPAYKAHCDAAADWLVADLQSIGFDATKRPTPGHPMVVGHTGGNGPHVLFYGHYDVQPVDPLELWDNDPFDPQIEDTPKGKVIRGRGTADDKGQLMTFVEACRAWKAVHGTLPANISMFFEGEEESGSPSLTPFMEENRAELTADIALISDTSLYDENTPSIMTQLRGLLGEGLTITGPNRDLHSGSYGGVAMNPARVLARIIASLHDDDGRITVPGFYDGVPELSNELAAAWDDLKFDHEKFLGEVGLSDPAGEKGRRPLEMIWSRPTCEVNGMWSGYTGDGFKTVLPSKASAKISFRLVGTQDPHKIRKAFRKMVEDMLPPDCTVSWSDHGASAASVMTTTHPAFAQARKALSDEWPNAAAFTGGGGSIPIAGHFKQILDMDTMLIGFGKDDDGLHSPNEKFDLSSFHKGIRSWARILHAMTS from the coding sequence ATGACCCTTGATCCCGTCCTCGCCCGTATCGACGCCGACCTGAACCAAGCGACCGCGCGTTTGTTCGAACTGCTGCGGATCCCCTCCATCTCGACCGATCCGGCCTATAAAGCGCATTGCGACGCGGCAGCCGACTGGCTGGTGGCCGACCTGCAGTCTATCGGGTTTGACGCCACAAAGCGGCCCACACCCGGGCACCCGATGGTTGTGGGCCACACAGGTGGCAATGGGCCGCATGTGCTTTTTTACGGCCACTACGACGTGCAACCTGTTGATCCGCTTGAGCTTTGGGACAACGACCCCTTTGATCCACAGATCGAAGATACACCAAAAGGCAAAGTGATCCGTGGACGCGGCACCGCCGATGATAAAGGCCAGTTGATGACCTTCGTCGAGGCTTGTCGTGCGTGGAAAGCAGTGCACGGCACCCTGCCCGCCAATATTTCGATGTTCTTTGAGGGCGAAGAGGAATCAGGATCGCCGTCGCTTACGCCCTTTATGGAAGAGAACCGCGCCGAGTTGACCGCCGATATCGCGCTGATCTCGGATACCTCCCTTTACGACGAAAACACGCCGTCCATCATGACACAACTGCGCGGGCTGCTGGGTGAAGGGCTGACCATCACAGGCCCCAACCGCGATCTGCATTCGGGTTCCTACGGTGGGGTCGCCATGAACCCTGCCCGCGTGTTGGCACGGATTATCGCATCGCTGCACGACGATGACGGGCGGATCACCGTGCCGGGCTTTTACGACGGTGTGCCCGAGCTTTCAAACGAGCTTGCCGCCGCATGGGACGACCTGAAGTTTGACCACGAAAAATTCCTTGGCGAAGTCGGATTGTCAGACCCCGCAGGCGAAAAAGGGCGCAGGCCACTCGAAATGATCTGGTCGCGCCCCACCTGCGAGGTGAATGGCATGTGGTCGGGCTATACCGGCGATGGTTTCAAAACGGTGCTGCCCTCCAAAGCATCCGCCAAAATCAGCTTCCGGCTTGTCGGCACTCAAGACCCGCACAAAATCCGCAAGGCGTTCCGCAAGATGGTGGAAGACATGCTGCCCCCCGACTGCACAGTGAGCTGGAGCGACCACGGCGCAAGTGCGGCATCGGTCATGACCACAACACATCCCGCCTTTGCTCAGGCCCGCAAGGCGCTGTCGGATGAATGGCCCAACGCCGCAGCCTTTACAGGTGGCGGTGGGTCCATTCCGATTGCAGGGCACTTCAAGCAAATCCTCGATATGGACACGATGCTGATCGGCTTTGGAAAAGACGACGACGGGCTCCATTCCCCGAATGAAAAATTCGACCTGTCGTCGTTTCATAAGGGCATCAGAAGCTGGGCACGCATCCTGCACGCGATGACGTCCTGA
- the hemA gene encoding 5-aminolevulinate synthase, protein MDYNAKLDAAIERLHTEGRYRTFIDIERKRGQFPHATWRKPDGSETPVTVWCGNDYLGMGQHPVVLAAMHEAIEATGAGSGGTRNISGTTVYHKRLEAELADLHRKEAALLFTSAYIANDATLSTLPKLFPGLIIYSDALNHASMIEGVRRNGGAKRIFRHNDVAHLRELLAADDPAAPKLIAFESIYSMDGDFGPIEEICDLANEFGALTYIDEVHAVGMYGPRGAGVAERDGLMGRIDIINGTLAKAYGVMGGYIAASAKMCDAIRSYAPGFIFTTSLPPAVAAGAAASVAHLKTDQSLRKQHQTQAKILKLRLKGMGLPIIDHGSHIVPLIVGDPVHTKKLSDMLLSDFGIYVQPINFPTVPRGTERLRFTPSPVHGSGEMDALVGALDGLWSHCALNRAEMAG, encoded by the coding sequence GTGGATTATAACGCCAAGTTGGACGCAGCGATTGAACGCTTGCACACCGAAGGACGCTACCGGACCTTCATTGATATCGAGCGCAAGCGCGGTCAATTCCCCCACGCGACGTGGCGTAAGCCTGATGGCTCTGAGACCCCCGTGACCGTTTGGTGCGGTAATGATTATCTGGGTATGGGCCAGCATCCGGTGGTTCTGGCCGCGATGCATGAGGCGATTGAGGCGACAGGTGCCGGTTCTGGCGGCACACGCAATATCTCCGGCACGACGGTGTATCACAAACGTCTGGAGGCCGAACTGGCCGATCTGCACCGCAAGGAAGCGGCGCTGCTGTTTACGTCGGCCTATATTGCCAATGATGCCACACTTAGCACTTTGCCCAAGCTGTTTCCCGGCCTGATTATCTATTCCGACGCGCTGAACCATGCGTCGATGATCGAAGGTGTGCGCCGCAATGGCGGTGCCAAGCGTATTTTCCGCCACAATGACGTGGCCCACCTGCGCGAACTTTTGGCCGCTGATGATCCTGCCGCACCAAAGCTGATTGCGTTTGAATCGATCTATTCGATGGATGGCGATTTTGGCCCGATTGAGGAAATCTGCGATCTGGCCAATGAATTCGGCGCGTTGACCTATATTGACGAAGTCCACGCCGTTGGCATGTACGGCCCACGCGGGGCAGGCGTTGCCGAGCGTGATGGCTTGATGGGGCGCATCGACATTATCAACGGCACCTTGGCTAAGGCATATGGTGTAATGGGTGGCTATATCGCCGCCAGCGCGAAAATGTGTGACGCGATCCGCTCTTATGCGCCAGGCTTTATCTTTACCACTTCACTGCCGCCTGCCGTGGCGGCAGGTGCCGCCGCGTCCGTAGCGCATCTGAAGACGGATCAGAGCTTGCGCAAGCAGCATCAGACCCAAGCGAAAATTCTCAAGCTGCGCCTTAAGGGCATGGGCCTGCCCATAATTGATCACGGGAGCCATATCGTGCCGTTGATCGTTGGGGATCCGGTGCACACCAAGAAACTATCGGATATGTTGTTGTCCGATTTCGGGATTTACGTGCAGCCGATCAATTTCCCCACTGTCCCGCGCGGCACCGAACGGTTGCGGTTTACGCCATCTCCTGTGCACGGCTCTGGCGAAATGGATGCATTGGTGGGCGCTCTGGATGGATTATGGTCACATTGTGCGCTGAATCGTGCTGAGATGGCCGGTTAA
- a CDS encoding helix-turn-helix domain-containing protein produces MIGKTFKRADASEDAEARGFDAYDLRLGDVMRGERATMGKSLLDVQRELKIKAAYIAAIENADPSAFDTPGFIAGYVRSYARYLGMDPEEVFAGFCAESGFATAHGMSAKASSLKGKTFDPAGVPMGKDIFSASATPFIPAGDAMLAGIEPRAIGSVLVLVALIGGLGFGGWTVLQEVQKVQFAPVDQTPVVVSDLDPLAGATNAIEPSDALAGLEAPSARSLDRLYRPQALDVPVLVARDAPISTLRADNIGAFLPQEDRVLSPDTQLAEADGVAPQPPVQVVEPDVPELQLVAVRPAWVRIRSADGTIIFEGVMEPGQNYVVPATEEPATLRVGESGALYFAVNGVHYGPVGPSGVVTSNVALSTQNLTETFAVADLSADDDLAEIVNVAEVVAGQ; encoded by the coding sequence ATGATCGGGAAGACCTTCAAGCGTGCGGACGCGTCGGAGGACGCAGAGGCAAGAGGCTTTGACGCCTATGACCTGCGCTTGGGCGATGTGATGCGTGGCGAACGTGCGACGATGGGCAAAAGCCTGTTGGACGTGCAGCGCGAGCTAAAGATCAAGGCCGCCTATATTGCCGCGATCGAAAATGCCGATCCGTCGGCTTTTGACACCCCCGGTTTTATTGCAGGTTATGTGCGGTCCTACGCACGCTACCTTGGCATGGACCCCGAAGAGGTTTTTGCGGGTTTTTGCGCCGAAAGCGGTTTCGCCACAGCACATGGCATGTCCGCCAAGGCATCTTCGCTGAAAGGCAAAACCTTTGATCCCGCTGGCGTGCCGATGGGCAAAGACATTTTTTCGGCCTCAGCGACCCCGTTCATTCCGGCAGGCGATGCCATGCTGGCCGGCATCGAGCCGCGCGCCATCGGATCGGTACTGGTGCTGGTCGCGCTGATCGGCGGTTTGGGCTTTGGCGGCTGGACCGTGCTGCAGGAAGTGCAGAAAGTACAATTCGCCCCGGTTGATCAGACACCGGTTGTCGTGTCCGATCTTGATCCGCTGGCAGGGGCCACGAATGCGATTGAGCCAAGCGATGCTTTGGCTGGATTAGAGGCGCCATCTGCGCGGTCTCTGGACCGTCTTTATCGCCCGCAGGCGCTGGATGTGCCCGTGCTTGTTGCGCGCGATGCACCGATTTCGACGTTAAGAGCGGACAATATCGGCGCATTTCTGCCGCAGGAAGACCGCGTTTTGTCGCCTGATACCCAATTGGCAGAGGCCGATGGTGTCGCGCCGCAGCCGCCTGTGCAGGTGGTTGAGCCAGATGTGCCAGAGCTGCAACTTGTTGCGGTGCGTCCGGCATGGGTGCGTATCCGTTCGGCCGATGGCACCATTATCTTTGAGGGCGTGATGGAGCCGGGCCAGAATTATGTTGTGCCTGCCACCGAAGAGCCCGCGACCTTGCGCGTTGGTGAAAGCGGAGCACTTTATTTCGCCGTCAACGGCGTGCATTACGGCCCGGTCGGCCCGTCGGGTGTGGTGACGTCGAATGTTGCACTCAGCACCCAAAACCTGACGGAAACATTTGCTGTTGCGGATTTGAGCGCAGACGATGATCTGGCCGAGATCGTGAATGTGGCCGAGGTCGTCGCGGGCCAATAA
- the ispG gene encoding flavodoxin-dependent (E)-4-hydroxy-3-methylbut-2-enyl-diphosphate synthase, translated as MSLNHIRPWRNIYRRKSRQIMVGNVPVGGDAPISVQTMTNTLTTDIKGTIAQVQAAADAGADIVRVSVPDEASSKALKEIVREVSVPIVADIHFHYKRGIEAAEAGAACLRINPGNIGDEKRVKEVIKAARDHNCSIRIGVNAGSLEKHLLDKYGEPCPDAMVESGLDHIKILQDNDFHEFKISCKASDVFMAAAAYQQLAEATDAPIHLGITEAGGLISGTVKSAIGMGNLLWMGIGDTIRVSLSADPVEEVKMGFEILKSLGLRHRGVNIISCPSCARQGFDVIKTVEALEKRLEHIKTPMSLSIIGCVVNGPGEALMTDVGFTGGGAGSGMVYLAGKQSHKQSNADMVDHIVEQVEKKAAELEAQNEVAAE; from the coding sequence ATGTCCCTGAACCATATCCGCCCGTGGCGCAACATTTACCGCCGCAAGTCGCGTCAGATCATGGTGGGCAATGTCCCCGTTGGCGGCGATGCCCCGATCAGCGTGCAGACGATGACGAACACGCTGACAACCGACATCAAAGGCACCATCGCCCAAGTGCAGGCCGCCGCTGATGCGGGTGCTGATATCGTGCGGGTTTCTGTACCTGATGAGGCGTCATCCAAAGCGTTGAAAGAGATCGTCCGCGAGGTATCGGTGCCGATCGTGGCGGACATTCATTTTCACTATAAACGCGGGATTGAGGCCGCAGAGGCGGGGGCCGCCTGTCTGCGGATCAACCCTGGCAATATCGGGGACGAAAAGCGCGTCAAAGAGGTGATCAAGGCCGCGCGCGATCATAACTGTTCGATCCGCATTGGCGTGAACGCCGGTTCGCTGGAAAAGCACCTGCTGGATAAATACGGCGAGCCCTGTCCCGATGCGATGGTGGAAAGCGGGCTGGATCATATCAAGATCCTGCAAGACAATGATTTCCACGAATTCAAGATTTCATGCAAAGCGTCTGATGTCTTTATGGCCGCTGCCGCCTATCAGCAGTTGGCCGAGGCCACGGATGCACCGATCCACCTTGGGATTACCGAAGCCGGTGGTTTGATCAGCGGCACTGTGAAGTCCGCAATCGGCATGGGCAATCTGCTGTGGATGGGGATTGGCGATACGATCCGTGTGTCGCTGTCTGCGGATCCGGTGGAAGAAGTCAAAATGGGCTTTGAAATCCTGAAATCCCTCGGCCTGCGCCACCGTGGGGTGAATATTATTTCCTGCCCGTCCTGCGCGCGTCAGGGCTTTGACGTGATCAAGACGGTTGAGGCGTTGGAAAAGCGCCTTGAGCATATCAAGACGCCCATGTCGCTGTCGATTATCGGCTGCGTTGTGAATGGTCCGGGTGAGGCGCTGATGACCGATGTTGGTTTCACGGGCGGCGGGGCCGGATCAGGCATGGTCTATCTGGCGGGCAAGCAAAGCCACAAGCAATCCAACGCGGATATGGTCGATCATATCGTTGAGCAGGTGGAGAAAAAGGCCGCCGAATTGGAAGCCCAAAACGAGGTGGCGGCAGAGTAG